In the genome of Planococcus donghaensis, the window AGAAAGTGCAAAGATAGAAGCAGTGGTGAAAAAGAAAAATTTAAAGCCACTTGCGATTTTATTAACGCATGCGCATTTTGATCATATCGGTGCAGTCGATGACATAAGAGAACGTTATACTGTCCCTGTATATTTGCATCACTTAGAAAAAGACTGGTTAAACCGCCCGAACTTAAATGGTTCAGGAAAATATCCATCATTACCAGATTATCGTATGAAAGATGCGGATGTTTTGTTAATTGATGAAAAGACTTTGGAGATTGGATCTTTCAAAATGGATATTTTTCACACACCAGGACATTCGCCAGGGAGTGTGAGTTATTCGTTTGGGAAGGAAGGTTTTGCGATTGTCGGGGATGTTATTTTCCGAGGAAGTATCGGTCGTACCGATTTGATCGATGGTTCTGAGAAAAGGCTTCTGCAGTCTATTGAAGAGTCCATATTGCCGCTTCCTGAGCACATGATTCTGTATCCAGGACATGGCCCTGAAACAACACCAGCGCAAGAACTAAACAGCAATCCATTTTTAAAGGCTTTTAAACAGTAAGAACGTGATAGCAATAAAACAAACGGTGTAGCGGATTTCCGCTACACCGTTTGTTTTTTATTCGCATTGATTAATGTCCAGCACCAGGAACGTGGATGAACGTAGAGTAATAAGTGAAGCCTACAAAGAAAACTGTTAAGTAGGCGCCAAAAATATACAAATACATGCGTTCAGAAATATTTAAAAATCCAAGAAGAACAAAAAATCCGGTGTTAGCGACCATTAATAATGATACTTCAACCATATCGCCTACATAAAAGAGAACTGCAAATATTCCAGTCCACCATCCCATTAATTTGAACATATTATTCATGGGTAATCCCTCCTTTGCCACAACACAATAATCTCTTGTTCATTATATAGGAAACAGAGTGAATGTGTAAACAACGAGTTGGTCTTTCTTTGTGACAAACAGGTGTACGATAAAAAAGCCGAATAGACGCTATAGTTCATTACAAAATTACTAGTCGGTGAAAAATAGCATACCGATCAAATTTCAGATTTGGCTTGATATTGACGGTCAAAAAATTATTTTGGCAAAAAATATTTCTTTCTTAAAAAGAGCTAGCTATACTAGGGAGGAACAAAGAGGCGGCCTTTGTTCAAGTCGAAACTGGAGGTGGATATGCAATCAATTATTGAGCGCCGCTGTGTGGACCTCTTACATGATGCGGCAGAAAATGGCACAACAGACATCCACATCAAACCCGAACCATCCTGCTATACCGTTGCTTATCGCTCGTTCCAAAACTTGCGACAAGTAAAACAACTCCCCTTTGATCTAGGTGATCGCATGATTGCTTATTTCAAATACCTATCCCTTTTAGACACGAGTGAAAAGCGAAAACCGCAAACCGGTTCTTTTCAACTTACCATCAACAACTTATCCCATTATTTTCGAATTTCAACTTTGCCTTCCGTATTAACGAAAGAAAGCATGGTCATCCGAATTATGCCGGATGATACTGCACAATCCATTTATCAATTGGCAGCGTTTCGTGACTCGGCCCGGCTTTTGGAAAAATTGTCTGAAGCGTCTCAAGGACTTATTTTATTGACGGGTCCTACAGGCTGTGGCAAGTCGACAACTTTGTATTCGCTGTTAAAGCATTGTTCGGAAAAGTTAAACCGAAACATTATTACGCTTGAAGATCCTGTAGAGCGTAAAAACCAATCCATCTTGCAAATTCAAGTAAATGAAAAAGCGGGACTCAGTTATGCTACAGGGCTACAAGCGATTTTGCGACACGATCCGGATATTATCATGATCGGCGAAATTCGGGATGCAGAAACAGCTCAAATCGCTGTGCGTGCCGCATTGACCGGACATTTAGTATTTTCCACGATACATGCTAGGCATTCTGTTGGCTGTTTGCATCGCTTAAATGATTTAGGCGTCTCTTTTGAAGACATGTCCCAAACTTTAGTAGCCATTTCTGCGCAAAAAATTATTCCGCTGTTTTTAGATGTTGAGCAAAAACAGGCTAGCCACCGCGCGCTATATGAAATTCTTGACGGTGAACGTTTAGTTGATGCGCTACAGTCCGCTCATCAGAAAAAAATATACACATTGCCAAGTCATTTGTCTTTTGCTGGTCAAGTTCGAGAAGGAGTGAAAATCGGTGCGATTGAGCCTTCCTATACGTACAGACAAGATCCGTCTTC includes:
- a CDS encoding MBL fold metallo-hydrolase; this translates as MLKIDQLELGPIQTNCYIISDDQKNCLIFDPGEESAKIEAVVKKKNLKPLAILLTHAHFDHIGAVDDIRERYTVPVYLHHLEKDWLNRPNLNGSGKYPSLPDYRMKDADVLLIDEKTLEIGSFKMDIFHTPGHSPGSVSYSFGKEGFAIVGDVIFRGSIGRTDLIDGSEKRLLQSIEESILPLPEHMILYPGHGPETTPAQELNSNPFLKAFKQ
- a CDS encoding DUF2626 domain-containing protein codes for the protein MNNMFKLMGWWTGIFAVLFYVGDMVEVSLLMVANTGFFVLLGFLNISERMYLYIFGAYLTVFFVGFTYYSTFIHVPGAGH
- the comGA gene encoding competence type IV pilus ATPase ComGA, which encodes MQSIIERRCVDLLHDAAENGTTDIHIKPEPSCYTVAYRSFQNLRQVKQLPFDLGDRMIAYFKYLSLLDTSEKRKPQTGSFQLTINNLSHYFRISTLPSVLTKESMVIRIMPDDTAQSIYQLAAFRDSARLLEKLSEASQGLILLTGPTGCGKSTTLYSLLKHCSEKLNRNIITLEDPVERKNQSILQIQVNEKAGLSYATGLQAILRHDPDIIMIGEIRDAETAQIAVRAALTGHLVFSTIHARHSVGCLHRLNDLGVSFEDMSQTLVAISAQKIIPLFLDVEQKQASHRALYEILDGERLVDALQSAHQKKIYTLPSHLSFAGQVREGVKIGAIEPSYTYRQDPSS